Proteins encoded together in one Polaribacter reichenbachii window:
- a CDS encoding arsenosugar biosynthesis-associated peroxidase-like protein — translation MSKPYYDAADLRKFGKITEWSEELGNKFFDYYGKVFEEGALTAREKSLIALAVAHTEQCPYCIDAYTKDGLQRGITKPEMMEAIHVGAAIKSGATLVHGVQMMNKVNKLEM, via the coding sequence ATGTCGAAACCTTATTATGATGCAGCCGATTTAAGAAAATTCGGAAAAATAACAGAGTGGAGTGAAGAACTTGGAAATAAATTCTTTGATTATTATGGTAAAGTTTTTGAAGAAGGAGCGCTTACTGCTCGTGAAAAATCTTTAATTGCTTTGGCTGTAGCACATACAGAACAATGCCCATATTGTATAGATGCGTATACAAAAGATGGTTTACAAAGAGGAATTACAAAACCAGAAATGATGGAAGCCATTCATGTTGGTGCTGCAATTAAAAGTGGTGCAACTTTAGTACACGGAGTACAAATGATGAATAAAGTAAACAAATTAGAAATGTAA